A window of the Eleutherodactylus coqui strain aEleCoq1 chromosome 8, aEleCoq1.hap1, whole genome shotgun sequence genome harbors these coding sequences:
- the LOC136578033 gene encoding taste receptor type 2 member 4-like: protein MGSALNIAVDIIVGVTGVSGTFLNTIIVVLNFSFWRDVTTTESYNKILFFIGLINLLLQGQIMFNAIFQSFDFYVSSNNLLLYMITLGFTLISTNIWNTTWLSIFCCVRLVNCSHIFFVKIQVKFFSSLPLLLVGSVLLCAITNLPLLLTNIRDIPLNTTDFSESNFRFIVNYYCITLSSLFGFIIPFFMTFVSIGLSVTTLLRHIRRMGSSDSHLTSVQLQGHYRAVRTMVIRVFLDFLFFFSTFLGISFPFILDSITRFVVQIIFLTYPTCQAFILIFGNPKLKGAVYGLFKALR from the coding sequence ATGGGGTCAGCACTAAATATTGCTGTGGATATTATTGTGGGCGTCACTGGGGTCAGCGGGACCTTTCTTAACACCATTATTGTTGTGCTGAACTTCAGCTTCTGGAGAGACGTCACCACCACCGAGAGTTACAATAAAATTCTCTTTTTTATTGGGCTCATCAACCTCCTCTTACAAGGACAGATTATGTTTAATGCCATTTTTCAGTCTTTTGACTTCTATGTTTCAAGCAACAATCTTCTCTTATATATGATTACTCTCGGGTTCACACTCATCAGCACCAATATTTGGAACACTACCTGGCTCTCCATATTCTGCTGTGTTCGGCTGGTTAATTGTTCCCACATTTTTTTTGTCAAGATACAGGTGAAGTTCTTCTCTTCTCTTCCACTTCTCTTAGTTGGCTCAGTCTTGCTCTGTGCTATTACTAATTTACCCCTATTGCTGACAAATATTAGGGATATTCCTCTAAATACAACTGACTTCTCAGAGTCTAATTTTAGATTTATTGTGAACTATTACTGTATTACCCTCAGCTCACTTTTTGGCTTTATTATTCCCTTCTTTATGACTTTTGTCTCTATCGGGCTCAGTGTCACTACTTTACTAAGACACATAAGGAGAATGGGGAGCAGTGACTCCCATCTGACATCCGTCCAGCTGCAGGGACATTACCGAGCAGTCAGGACAATGGTCATACGTGTATTTTTagactttttattctttttctcaACATTCCTTGGAATTTCTTTCCCATTTATTCTTGATTCAATCACAAGGTTTGTCGTGCAGATAATTTTCCTGACCTACCCAACTTGTCAAGCTTTCATTTTAATTTTTGGAAATCCCAAATTAAAGGGTGCAGTTTATGGTCTTTTTAAAGCATTAAGGTAA